A region from the Papio anubis isolate 15944 chromosome 6, Panubis1.0, whole genome shotgun sequence genome encodes:
- the TRIM39 gene encoding E3 ubiquitin-protein ligase TRIM39 yields MAETSLLEAGASAASTAAALENLQVEASCSVCLEYLKEPVIIECGHNFCKACITRWWEDLERDFPCPVCRKTSRYRSLRPNRQLGSMVEIAKQLQAVKRKIRDESLCPQHHEALSLFCYEDQEAVCLICAISHTHRAHTVVPLDDATQEYKEKLQKCLEPLEQKLQEITRCKSSEEKKPGELKRLVESRRQQILREFEELHRRLDEEQQVLLSRLEEEEQDILQRLRENAAHLGDKRRDLAHLAAEVEGKCLQSGFEMLKDVKSTLEKCEKVKTMEVTSVSIELEKNFSNFPRQYFALRKILKQLIADVTLDPETAHPNLVLSEDRKSVKFVETRLRDLPDTPRRFTFYPCVLATEGFTSGRHYWEVEVGDKTHWAVGVCRDSVSRKGELTPLPETGYWRVRLWNGDKYAATTTPFTPLHIKVKPKRVGIFLDYEAGTLSFYNVTDRSHIYTFTDTFTEKLWPLFYPGIRAGRKNAAPLTIRPPTDWE; encoded by the exons ATGGCAGAGACAAGTCTGTTAGAGGCTGGGGCCTCTGCAGCCTCTACAGCTGCGGCTTTGGAGAACTTACAGGTGGAGGCAAGCTGCTCTGTGTGCCTGGAGTATCTGAAGGAACCTGTCATCATTGAGTGTGGGCACAACTTCTGCAAAGCTTGCATCACCCGCTGGTGGGAAGACCTAGAGAGGGACTTCCCTTGTCCTGTCTGTCGAAAGACATCCCGCTACCGCAGTCTCCGACCTAATCGGCAACTAGGCAGTATGGTGGAAATTGCCAAGCAGCTCCAGGCCGTCAAGCGGAAGATCCGGGATGAGAGCCTCTGCCCCCAACACCATGAGGCCCTCAGCCTTTTCTGTTATGAGGACCAGGAGGCTGTATGCTTAATCTGTGCAATTTCCCACACCCACCGGGCCCACACCGTTGTGCCACTGGATGACGCTACACAGGAGTACAAG GAAAAACTGCAGAAGTGTCTGGAGCCCCTGGAACAGAAGCTGCAGGAGATCACTCGCTGCAAGTCCTCTGAGGAGAAGAAGCCCGGTGAGCTCAAG AGACTAGTGGAAAGTCGCCGACAGCAGATCTTAAGGGAGTTTGAAGAGCTTCATAGGCGGCTGGATGAAGAGCAGCAGGTGTTGCTTTCACGACTAGAAGAAGAGGAACAGGACATTCTGCAGCGACTCCGAGAAAATGCTGCCCACCTTGGGGACAAGCGCCGGGACCTGGCCCACTTGGCTGCAGAGGTGGAGGGCAAGTGCTTACAGTCGGGCTTCGAGATGCTTAAG gATGTCAAAAGTACCCTGGAAAA ATGTGAGAAGGTGAAGACCATGGAGGTGACTTCAGTATCCATAGAGCTGGAAAAGAACTTCAGCAATTTCCCCCGACAGTACTTTGCCCTAAGGAAAATCCTTAAACAGCTAATTG CGGATGTGACCCTGGACCCTGAGACAGCTCATCCTAACCTAGTCCTGTCGGAGGATCGTAAGAGCGTCAAGTTCGTGGAGACAAGACTCCGGGATCTCCCTGACACACCAAGGCGTTTCACCTTCTACCCTTGCGTCCTGGCTACTGAGGGTTTCACCTCAGGTCGACActactgggaggtggaggtgggcgaCAAGACCCACTGGGCAGTGGGTGTATGCCGGGACTCCGTGAGCCGAAAGGGCGAGTTGACTCCACTCCCTGAGACTGGCTACTGGCGGGTGCGGCTATGGAATGGGGACAAATATGCGGCCACCACCACACCTTTTACCCCTTTGCACATCAAAGTGAAACCCAAGCGGGTAGGCATATTCCTAGACTATGAGGCCGGCACACTGTCTTTCTACAATGTCACAGACCGCTCTCATATCTACACCTTCACTGATACTTTTACTGAGAAACTTTGGCCCCTCTTCTACCCAGGCATCCGGGCTGGACGGAAGAATGCTGCACCACTTACCATCAGGCCCCCAACAGATTGGGAGTGA
- the RPP21 gene encoding ribonuclease P protein subunit p21 isoform X1 → MAGSVKDREAFQRLNFLYQAAHCVLAQDPENQALARFYCHTERTIAKRLVLRRDPSVKRTLCRGCSSLLVPGLTCTQRQRRCRGQRWTVQTCLTCQRSQRFLNDPGHLLWGDRPEAQLGNQADSKPLQPLPNTAHSISDHLPEEKMQIQGSSDQ, encoded by the exons ATGGCGGGGTCGGTGAAGGACCGCGAGGCCTTCCAGAGGCTCAATTTTCTGTACCAG GCCGCCCATTGTGTCCTTGCCCAGGACCCCGAGAACCAGGCGCTAGCGAGGTTTTACTGCCACACTGAGAGGACCATCGCGAAGCGGCTCGTCTTGCGGCG GGACCCCTCGGTGAAGAGGACTCTCTGTCGAGGCTGCTCTTCCCTCCTCGTCCCGGGCCTCACCTGCACCCAGCGCCAGAGAC GCTGCAGGGGACAGCGCTGGACAGTACAGACCTGCCTAACATGCCAGCGCAGCCAACGCTTCCTCAATGATCCCGGGCATTTACTCTGGGGAGACCGGCCTGAGGCCCAGCTCGGGAACCAAGCAG ATTCCAAACCACTACAGCCCTTGCCAAACACAGCACACTCCATTTCAGACCACCTTCCTGAGGAGAAAATGCAGATTCAGGGTTCCAGTGACCAGTGA
- the RPP21 gene encoding ribonuclease P protein subunit p21 isoform X2: MAGSVKDREAFQRLNFLYQAAHCVLAQDPENQALARFYCHTERTIAKRLVLRRDPSVKRTLCRGCSSLLVPGLTCTQRQRRCRGQRWTVQTCLTCQRSQRFLNDPGHLLWGDRPEAQLGNQAGERFQTTTALAKHSTLHFRPPS, encoded by the exons ATGGCGGGGTCGGTGAAGGACCGCGAGGCCTTCCAGAGGCTCAATTTTCTGTACCAG GCCGCCCATTGTGTCCTTGCCCAGGACCCCGAGAACCAGGCGCTAGCGAGGTTTTACTGCCACACTGAGAGGACCATCGCGAAGCGGCTCGTCTTGCGGCG GGACCCCTCGGTGAAGAGGACTCTCTGTCGAGGCTGCTCTTCCCTCCTCGTCCCGGGCCTCACCTGCACCCAGCGCCAGAGAC GCTGCAGGGGACAGCGCTGGACAGTACAGACCTGCCTAACATGCCAGCGCAGCCAACGCTTCCTCAATGATCCCGGGCATTTACTCTGGGGAGACCGGCCTGAGGCCCAGCTCGGGAACCAAGCAGGTGAG AGATTCCAAACCACTACAGCCCTTGCCAAACACAGCACACTCCATTTCAGACCACCTTCCTGA